One Phyllostomus discolor isolate MPI-MPIP mPhyDis1 chromosome 10, mPhyDis1.pri.v3, whole genome shotgun sequence genomic window carries:
- the NACAD gene encoding NAC-alpha domain-containing protein 1 isoform X2: protein MPGEAARAERLLPEAGGPGPRKDLSCDATEAASPRGDRPVQCALTPGPSALALEFLPSKPGTRPPPEGASWDAGPGQAPSPWAVPEEGGPSSGPPEVQPPEGPLPAALEPRIVMGEETCRAPLPAPRVALPLPWPRDLEQRPRSRSPPTTLCPQGDLPVPFPAPDPDSYFTPPSTPSEAPALLPGPLPRQDREGPQAEPEASGDSPPASPSGSYVTADGDSWASSPSGSLSLLAPLEGLDAASDWGSSPPESEAHEWALPPGGSPGPPSPESSLSSASSSSCGQEAHFFELDFLADDPMVPAALLPFRGSLIFQVEAVEVTPLRPGQGPGRGPEAAAPGGDQASGDQAGGDQDEDASSFTSSLQSLSDLSIAEGVDEAFAFRDDASAASSDPDSASYAGAEDERLYSGEPHAQPASPPGPELPGAAQPQRQGAGAASGPEPSPEHWALRGEAGWTPGPGALRDPEEDSGQEPPPEGAGHTPPEDAVPTATCPPRWDAASPHALQMDTGCSSGAQPPATRAQQGAGSTCGLKPDLGKDTGCTGDPGPRALGQTRQGCPEPAADAGMCWAPRGEVCSPETATEAPGSPELASKAQDTPELTLKALDTPELTSEAQDTPELTLKAQDTPELPLKAQDTPELAKEALDTPEPAANIQDPSHPPMETLDTPDSPSPTMEVLDTSEPSTKTPDLPNPTLEIPDTAEPAVEMQAPPQCPMEVLDHPDLHKEDSGCPKVTLETPEPSHLPTEPVDSPKETLASPGPPSRGTEVAEGLLAPRGEAPHGAPLPVGEGAEPHSPSQEAPGAEEWGAGSLRLPSGGPGQAPGSSGPQVGVVHAKSHTGNGGVTPGPGLQPAVASECPPGAAPRLGGGCPEEPVPTSAPQPPWPELSPGRDEQARAAPGAPGPSPPQPQGRLWSPGPSTPGALTGAAPPPAIPSVPCPCLGPREGSGEDQEPPSSPDLLPLQAGAPRAVATSSGTRKPPGAGPRVSLPPHTPLLSPSAAPSGGTHTKDLASWIPPPCQVPPGSGPWSPASPQGSLATEQQDDQDSLEEESPRAPGQPSDSHRDSSVELEEQEPPGPQAVQGLAQAPASGSEDTSAKAKQSRSEKKARKAMSKLGLRQIQGVTRITIQKSKNILFVIAKPDVFKSPASDTYVVFGEAKIEDLSQQVHRAAAEKFKVPTEPSALVPESVPGPRVRPECEEEEEGEEEEVDEAGLELRDIELVMAQANVSRAKAVRALRDNQSDIVNAIMELTM from the exons ATGCCCGGGGAGGCAGCCCGCGCAGAGCGACTGCTGCCGGaggcaggaggcccagggcccCGCAAAG ACCTGTCCTGTGACGCCACCGAGGCTGCCAGCCCGAGAGGGGACCGGCCGGTGCAATGCGCCCTGACCCCCGGACCCAGCGCCCTGGCCCTCGAGTTCCTGCCCAGCAAGCCTGGCACCCGGCCCCCACCCGAGGGAGCCAGCTGGGATGCAGGGCCTGGCCAGGCACCCTCACCCTGGGCGGTCCCCGAGGAGGGCGGCCCTAGCTCAGGGCCCCCCGAGGTCCAGCCCCCCGAAGGGCCTCTCCCAGCCGCCCTGGAGCCACGGATCGTGATGGGGGAGGAGACCTGCCGGGCACCCCTGCCAGCCCCCCGGGTGGCCCTGCCCCTGCCGTGGCCCAGGGACCTGGAGCAGCGGCCCCGGAGCCGGAGCCCACCCACCACGCTGTGTCCTCAGGGCGACCTCCCCGTGCCTTTCCCTGCCCCCGACCCCGACTCCTACTTCACGCCTCCCTCTACCCCCAGCGAGGCCCCcgccctgctcccaggccccctgccccgccaGGACCGGGAGGGCCCCCAGGCTGAGCCTGAGGCCTCCGGGGACTCGCCACCCGCCTCGCCCTCCGGCTCCTACGTCACCGCGGACGGGGACAGCTGGGCCTCGTCCCCGTCCGGCTCCCTCAGCCTGCTAGCCCCCTTGGAGGGGCTGGACGCGGCCTCGGACTGGGGCTCCTCCCCGCCAGAGTCGGAGGCCCACGAGTGGGCGCTGCCCCCCGGGGGGTCCCCGGGGCCACCGTCCCCGGAGTCCAGCCTCTCCTCGGCCAGCAGCTCCTCCTGCGGCCAGGAGGCCCACTTCTTCGAGCTGGATTTCCTGGCCGACGACCCGATGGTCCCCGCCGCCCTCCTGCCGTTCCGGGGCAGCCTGATCTTCCAGGTGGAGGCCGTGGAGGTGACGCCACTGCGCCccgggcaggggccggggcggggcccggaGGCCGCAGCCCCTGGCGGGGACCAGGCCAGCGGGGACCAGGCCGGCGGGGACCAGGACGAGGACGCCAGCAGCTTCACGTCCTCCCTGCAGTCCCTGTCCGACCTCTCCATCGCCGAGGGCGTGGACGAGGCCTTCGCCTTCCGGGACGACGCCTCAGCCGCCTCCTCCGACCCCGACTCCGCCTCCTACGCGGGGGCGGAGGACGAGCGGCTGTACAGCGGAGAGCCCCACGCACAGCCCGCCTCCCCGCCAGGCCCGGAGCTCCCCGGGGCGGCTCAGCCCCAGCGGCAGGGAGCGGGGGCCGCCTCAGGCCCTGAGCCCAGCCCCGAGCACTGGGCCCTGCGAGGGGAGGCGGGCTGGACACCTGGCCCGGGGGCTCTGCGGGACCCGGAGGAGGACTCGGGCCAGGAGCCCCCACCCGAAGGGGCAGGCCACACCCCACCTGAGGACGCGGTCCCCACAGCCACGTGCCCGCCCCGCTGGGATGCGGCCAGCCCTCACGCCCTGCAGATGGACACAGGCTGCAGCTCCGGGGCCCAGCCCCCGGCCAccagggcccagcagggggcaggcagcACCTGTGGCCTGAAGCCAGACCTCGGGAAGGACACGGGCTGCACGGGGGACCCAGGGCCCCGGGCCTTGGGCCAGACCCGACAGGGTTGTCCAGAGCCAGCTGCAGACGCCGGGATGTGCTGGGCCCCACGTGGAGAGGTGTGCTCCCCCGAGACTGCCACGGAGGCCCCAGGCTCCCCTGAACTTGCTTCAAAGGCCCAGGACACCCCTGAACTGACCTTGAAAGCTCTGGACACCCCTGAACTGACCTCAGAGGCCCAGGACACCCCTGAACTCACCTTGAAA GCCCAGGACACCCCTGAACTCCCTTTAAAGGCCCAGGACACCCCTGAACTTGCCAAGGAGGCCCTGGACACCCCTGAGCCTGCTGCAAATATCCAGGACCCCTCACATCCCCCCATGGAGACCCTTGACACCCCAGACTCCCCCAGCCCTACCATGGAGGTTCTGGATACTTCTGAGCCCTCCACAAAGACCCCAGACCTCCCCAatcccaccttggagatcccagACACCGCCGAGCCTGCTGTGGAGATGCAAGCCCCCCCACAGTGCCCTATGGAGGTCCTGGACCACCCGGACCTCCACAAGGAGGACTCAGGCTGCCCCAAGGTCACCTTGGAGACCCCAGAACCTTCACATCTCCCCACAGAACCCGTGGACTCCCCCAAAGAGACCCTGGCTTCCCCTGGCCCTCCCTCCAGGGGGACCGAAGTAGCTGAAGGTCTGCTGGCCCCCCGAGGAGAAGCCCCTCACGGGGCCCCCCTGCCTGTCGGTGAGGGGGCTGAGCCCCACTCACCCTCACAGGAGGCCCCAGGAGCGGAGGAATGGGGGGCCGGCAGCCTCAGGCTGCCCTccgggggccctgggcaggctcCTGGAAGCAGCGGCCCCCAGGTTGGTGTGGTGCACGCCAAGAGCCACACAGGGAATGGAGGGGTCACGccggggcctgggctgcagccggCAGTGGCCTCAGAGTGTCCACCAGGGGCTGCGCCCAGGCTGGGCGGAGGGTGCCCCGAAGAGCCTGTGCCCACGTCTGCACCACAGCCCCCATGGCCGGAGCTGAGCCCGGGCAGGGACGAGCAGGCCCGGGCAGCCCCTggagcccccggcccctccccaccgCAGCCGCAGGGCAGGCTCTGGAGCCCTGGGCCCTCCACGCCCGGCGCACTCACGggggcggcccctcccccagcaatacCCTCCGTCCCCTGCCCTTGCCTGGGTCCCCGAGAGGGCTCGGGTGAGGACCAGGAGCCCCCCAGCTCTCCAGACCTCCTGCCACTCCAGGCGGGAGCCCCTCGGGCAGTGGCCACCTCCTCAGGAACCAGGAAGCCCCCCGGGGCTGGGCCACGGGTCagcctcccaccccacacccccctcctcaGCCCCTCAGCGGCCCCCTCGGGGGGCACCCATACCAAAGACCTGGCCTCGTGGATCCCACCCCCCTGCCAAGTGCCTCCTGGCTCTGGGCCCTGGAGCCCGGCCAGCCCTCAAGGGTCCCTGGCCACGGAGCAGCAGGATGACCAGGACAGTCTGGAGGAAG AGTCGCCCcgggccccaggccagccctcGGACAGCCACAGGGACTCATCCGTggagctggaggagcaggagCCCCCAGGACCTCAGGCCGTGCAGGGCTTGGCCCAG gccccggccaGCGGCAGTGAGGACACGTCGGCCAAAGCCAAGCAGAGCCGCAGCGAGAAGAAAGCCAGGAAG GCCATGTCCAAGCTGGGCTTGCGGCAGATCCAGGGCGTCACCAGGATCACCATCCAGAAGTCCAAGAACATCCTCTTTGTCATCGCCAAGCCCGACGTCTTCAAGAGCCCGGCCTCGGACACCTACGTGGTCTTTGGGGAGGCCAAG ATCGAGGACCTGTCCCAGCAAGTGCACCGAGCCGCCGCTGAGAAGTTCAAGGTGCCCACGGAGCCCTCCGCCCTGGTCCCCGAGTCAGTGCCAGGGCCACGGGTGAGGCCggagtgtgaggaggaggaggagggcgaggaggaggag gtggaCGAGGCAGGCCTGGAGCTGCGGGACATTGAGCTGGTGATGGCCCAGGCCAACGTGTCCCGGGCCAAGGCCGTGCGGGCCCTGCGGGACAACCAGAGCGACATCGTCAACGCCATCATG GAGCTGACCATGTAG
- the NACAD gene encoding NAC-alpha domain-containing protein 1 isoform X3, translating into MPGEAARAERLLPEAGGPGPRKDLSCDATEAASPRGDRPVQCALTPGPSALALEFLPSKPGTRPPPEGASWDAGPGQAPSPWAVPEEGGPSSGPPEGDLPVPFPAPDPDSYFTPPSTPSEAPALLPGPLPRQDREGPQAEPEASGDSPPASPSGSYVTADGDSWASSPSGSLSLLAPLEGLDAASDWGSSPPESEAHEWALPPGGSPGPPSPESSLSSASSSSCGQEAHFFELDFLADDPMVPAALLPFRGSLIFQVEAVEVTPLRPGQGPGRGPEAAAPGGDQASGDQAGGDQDEDASSFTSSLQSLSDLSIAEGVDEAFAFRDDASAASSDPDSASYAGAEDERLYSGEPHAQPASPPGPELPGAAQPQRQGAGAASGPEPSPEHWALRGEAGWTPGPGALRDPEEDSGQEPPPEGAGHTPPEDAVPTATCPPRWDAASPHALQMDTGCSSGAQPPATRAQQGAGSTCGLKPDLGKDTGCTGDPGPRALGQTRQGCPEPAADAGMCWAPRGEVCSPETATEAPGSPELASKAQDTPELTLKALDTPELTSEAQDTPELTLKALDTPELTSEAQDTPELTLKALDTPELTSEAQDTPELLLLKAQDTPELPLKAQDTPELAKEALDTPEPAANIQDPSHPPMETLDTPDSPSPTMEVLDTSEPSTKTPDLPNPTLEIPDTAEPAVEMQAPPQCPMEVLDHPDLHKEDSGCPKVTLETPEPSHLPTEPVDSPKETLASPGPPSRGTEVAEGLLAPRGEAPHGAPLPVGEGAEPHSPSQEAPGAEEWGAGSLRLPSGGPGQAPGSSGPQVGVVHAKSHTGNGGVTPGPGLQPAVASECPPGAAPRLGGGCPEEPVPTSAPQPPWPELSPGRDEQARAAPGAPGPSPPQPQGRLWSPGPSTPGALTGAAPPPAIPSVPCPCLGPREGSGEDQEPPSSPDLLPLQAGAPRAVATSSGTRKPPGAGPRVSLPPHTPLLSPSAAPSGGTHTKDLASWIPPPCQVPPGSGPWSPASPQGSLATEQQDDQDSLEEESPRAPGQPSDSHRDSSVELEEQEPPGPQAVQGLAQAPASGSEDTSAKAKQSRSEKKARKAMSKLGLRQIQGVTRITIQKSKNILFVIAKPDVFKSPASDTYVVFGEAKIEDLSQQVHRAAAEKFKVPTEPSALVPESVPGPRVRPECEEEEEGEEEEVDEAGLELRDIELVMAQANVSRAKAVRALRDNQSDIVNAIMELTM; encoded by the exons ATGCCCGGGGAGGCAGCCCGCGCAGAGCGACTGCTGCCGGaggcaggaggcccagggcccCGCAAAG ACCTGTCCTGTGACGCCACCGAGGCTGCCAGCCCGAGAGGGGACCGGCCGGTGCAATGCGCCCTGACCCCCGGACCCAGCGCCCTGGCCCTCGAGTTCCTGCCCAGCAAGCCTGGCACCCGGCCCCCACCCGAGGGAGCCAGCTGGGATGCAGGGCCTGGCCAGGCACCCTCACCCTGGGCGGTCCCCGAGGAGGGCGGCCCTAGCTCAGGGCCCCCCGAG GGCGACCTCCCCGTGCCTTTCCCTGCCCCCGACCCCGACTCCTACTTCACGCCTCCCTCTACCCCCAGCGAGGCCCCcgccctgctcccaggccccctgccccgccaGGACCGGGAGGGCCCCCAGGCTGAGCCTGAGGCCTCCGGGGACTCGCCACCCGCCTCGCCCTCCGGCTCCTACGTCACCGCGGACGGGGACAGCTGGGCCTCGTCCCCGTCCGGCTCCCTCAGCCTGCTAGCCCCCTTGGAGGGGCTGGACGCGGCCTCGGACTGGGGCTCCTCCCCGCCAGAGTCGGAGGCCCACGAGTGGGCGCTGCCCCCCGGGGGGTCCCCGGGGCCACCGTCCCCGGAGTCCAGCCTCTCCTCGGCCAGCAGCTCCTCCTGCGGCCAGGAGGCCCACTTCTTCGAGCTGGATTTCCTGGCCGACGACCCGATGGTCCCCGCCGCCCTCCTGCCGTTCCGGGGCAGCCTGATCTTCCAGGTGGAGGCCGTGGAGGTGACGCCACTGCGCCccgggcaggggccggggcggggcccggaGGCCGCAGCCCCTGGCGGGGACCAGGCCAGCGGGGACCAGGCCGGCGGGGACCAGGACGAGGACGCCAGCAGCTTCACGTCCTCCCTGCAGTCCCTGTCCGACCTCTCCATCGCCGAGGGCGTGGACGAGGCCTTCGCCTTCCGGGACGACGCCTCAGCCGCCTCCTCCGACCCCGACTCCGCCTCCTACGCGGGGGCGGAGGACGAGCGGCTGTACAGCGGAGAGCCCCACGCACAGCCCGCCTCCCCGCCAGGCCCGGAGCTCCCCGGGGCGGCTCAGCCCCAGCGGCAGGGAGCGGGGGCCGCCTCAGGCCCTGAGCCCAGCCCCGAGCACTGGGCCCTGCGAGGGGAGGCGGGCTGGACACCTGGCCCGGGGGCTCTGCGGGACCCGGAGGAGGACTCGGGCCAGGAGCCCCCACCCGAAGGGGCAGGCCACACCCCACCTGAGGACGCGGTCCCCACAGCCACGTGCCCGCCCCGCTGGGATGCGGCCAGCCCTCACGCCCTGCAGATGGACACAGGCTGCAGCTCCGGGGCCCAGCCCCCGGCCAccagggcccagcagggggcaggcagcACCTGTGGCCTGAAGCCAGACCTCGGGAAGGACACGGGCTGCACGGGGGACCCAGGGCCCCGGGCCTTGGGCCAGACCCGACAGGGTTGTCCAGAGCCAGCTGCAGACGCCGGGATGTGCTGGGCCCCACGTGGAGAGGTGTGCTCCCCCGAGACTGCCACGGAGGCCCCAGGCTCCCCTGAACTTGCTTCAAAGGCCCAGGACACCCCTGAACTGACCTTGAAAGCTCTGGACACCCCTGAACTGACCTCAGAGGCCCAGGACACCCCTGAACTCACCTTGAAAGCTCTGGACACCCCTGAACTGACCTCAGAGGCCCAGGACACCCCTGAACTCACCTTGAAAGCTCTGGACACCCCTGAACTGACCTCAGAGGCCCAGGACACCCCTGAACTCCTCCTCTTGAAGGCCCAGGACACCCCTGAACTCCCTTTAAAGGCCCAGGACACCCCTGAACTTGCCAAGGAGGCCCTGGACACCCCTGAGCCTGCTGCAAATATCCAGGACCCCTCACATCCCCCCATGGAGACCCTTGACACCCCAGACTCCCCCAGCCCTACCATGGAGGTTCTGGATACTTCTGAGCCCTCCACAAAGACCCCAGACCTCCCCAatcccaccttggagatcccagACACCGCCGAGCCTGCTGTGGAGATGCAAGCCCCCCCACAGTGCCCTATGGAGGTCCTGGACCACCCGGACCTCCACAAGGAGGACTCAGGCTGCCCCAAGGTCACCTTGGAGACCCCAGAACCTTCACATCTCCCCACAGAACCCGTGGACTCCCCCAAAGAGACCCTGGCTTCCCCTGGCCCTCCCTCCAGGGGGACCGAAGTAGCTGAAGGTCTGCTGGCCCCCCGAGGAGAAGCCCCTCACGGGGCCCCCCTGCCTGTCGGTGAGGGGGCTGAGCCCCACTCACCCTCACAGGAGGCCCCAGGAGCGGAGGAATGGGGGGCCGGCAGCCTCAGGCTGCCCTccgggggccctgggcaggctcCTGGAAGCAGCGGCCCCCAGGTTGGTGTGGTGCACGCCAAGAGCCACACAGGGAATGGAGGGGTCACGccggggcctgggctgcagccggCAGTGGCCTCAGAGTGTCCACCAGGGGCTGCGCCCAGGCTGGGCGGAGGGTGCCCCGAAGAGCCTGTGCCCACGTCTGCACCACAGCCCCCATGGCCGGAGCTGAGCCCGGGCAGGGACGAGCAGGCCCGGGCAGCCCCTggagcccccggcccctccccaccgCAGCCGCAGGGCAGGCTCTGGAGCCCTGGGCCCTCCACGCCCGGCGCACTCACGggggcggcccctcccccagcaatacCCTCCGTCCCCTGCCCTTGCCTGGGTCCCCGAGAGGGCTCGGGTGAGGACCAGGAGCCCCCCAGCTCTCCAGACCTCCTGCCACTCCAGGCGGGAGCCCCTCGGGCAGTGGCCACCTCCTCAGGAACCAGGAAGCCCCCCGGGGCTGGGCCACGGGTCagcctcccaccccacacccccctcctcaGCCCCTCAGCGGCCCCCTCGGGGGGCACCCATACCAAAGACCTGGCCTCGTGGATCCCACCCCCCTGCCAAGTGCCTCCTGGCTCTGGGCCCTGGAGCCCGGCCAGCCCTCAAGGGTCCCTGGCCACGGAGCAGCAGGATGACCAGGACAGTCTGGAGGAAG AGTCGCCCcgggccccaggccagccctcGGACAGCCACAGGGACTCATCCGTggagctggaggagcaggagCCCCCAGGACCTCAGGCCGTGCAGGGCTTGGCCCAG gccccggccaGCGGCAGTGAGGACACGTCGGCCAAAGCCAAGCAGAGCCGCAGCGAGAAGAAAGCCAGGAAG GCCATGTCCAAGCTGGGCTTGCGGCAGATCCAGGGCGTCACCAGGATCACCATCCAGAAGTCCAAGAACATCCTCTTTGTCATCGCCAAGCCCGACGTCTTCAAGAGCCCGGCCTCGGACACCTACGTGGTCTTTGGGGAGGCCAAG ATCGAGGACCTGTCCCAGCAAGTGCACCGAGCCGCCGCTGAGAAGTTCAAGGTGCCCACGGAGCCCTCCGCCCTGGTCCCCGAGTCAGTGCCAGGGCCACGGGTGAGGCCggagtgtgaggaggaggaggagggcgaggaggaggag gtggaCGAGGCAGGCCTGGAGCTGCGGGACATTGAGCTGGTGATGGCCCAGGCCAACGTGTCCCGGGCCAAGGCCGTGCGGGCCCTGCGGGACAACCAGAGCGACATCGTCAACGCCATCATG GAGCTGACCATGTAG